From one Pueribacillus theae genomic stretch:
- a CDS encoding acetylornithine transaminase: MTAVFPTYKRFELSVSQASGTMVEDVNGKTYLDFGSGIGVCSLGHRHPKVQEAIEEQLQKYWHVSNLYHIPIQEDVAQLLVDNCSGDYVFFCNSGAEANEAAIKLARKVTGKTKIITFRQSFHGRTFATMSATGQEKIQIGFGPMLETFEYVPFNDIEAVKHAIDDQTGAVMLEMVQGEGGIIPADATFVNELKKICNEKNILLIVDEIQTGIGRTGKAFAHQHYGINPDIITAAKGLGSGLPVGAMIAKKEFAEAFGPGSHGSTFGGNPVAMAAAKAVLNIVFKNEFLSEVEQKGEYLFKQLEEKISKLPFVEKIRGKGLMIGIVCKGDVSPMIPLLIQKGLLVLNAGPHVIRLLPPLTVTKSEIDKAVNLIQEVLADFK; this comes from the coding sequence ATGACAGCAGTATTTCCAACGTATAAGCGTTTTGAACTCTCAGTGTCACAAGCCTCCGGAACGATGGTAGAAGACGTAAACGGAAAAACATATCTTGATTTTGGATCGGGCATAGGGGTTTGCAGTCTTGGGCACAGGCACCCAAAGGTACAGGAAGCGATTGAGGAGCAACTCCAAAAATACTGGCATGTATCGAATCTCTATCATATTCCGATACAAGAGGACGTCGCTCAATTGCTTGTAGACAACTGTTCGGGAGACTATGTCTTTTTTTGCAATAGCGGGGCAGAAGCAAACGAAGCTGCCATTAAGCTGGCACGCAAAGTGACAGGAAAAACAAAAATTATCACATTTCGCCAATCATTCCATGGGCGGACATTTGCGACGATGTCAGCAACAGGACAAGAGAAAATCCAAATAGGATTCGGCCCGATGCTGGAGACGTTCGAATATGTACCTTTTAATGATATTGAAGCAGTTAAACACGCAATCGATGATCAAACTGGAGCCGTTATGCTTGAAATGGTTCAAGGGGAAGGAGGCATCATCCCCGCAGATGCAACCTTCGTAAATGAACTTAAAAAAATATGCAACGAAAAAAATATTCTTCTTATTGTGGATGAAATCCAAACAGGCATCGGCCGAACTGGAAAGGCATTTGCCCACCAGCATTACGGGATTAATCCGGATATTATTACAGCTGCAAAGGGATTGGGCAGCGGCCTTCCTGTAGGAGCAATGATTGCGAAGAAAGAGTTTGCTGAAGCGTTTGGACCGGGCAGCCACGGTTCTACGTTTGGCGGCAATCCAGTTGCAATGGCTGCAGCAAAAGCAGTATTAAATATTGTATTTAAAAATGAATTCTTGTCGGAAGTTGAACAAAAGGGCGAATATCTATTTAAACAATTGGAAGAGAAAATTAGCAAACTGCCATTTGTAGAGAAGATAAGAGGCAAAGGGCTTATGATTGGTATCGTATGCAAAGGCGACGTTTCCCCAATGATTCCCCTTCTCATTCAAAAAGGCTTGCTCGTCTTAAATGCAGGCCCTCATGTCATTCGTTTGCTTCCGCCTTTAACAGTAACAAAAAGTGAAATTGACAAAGCAGTTAATCTCATACAAGAAGTGCTTGCAGATTTTAAATAA
- the argB gene encoding acetylglutamate kinase gives MSDIIVLKCGGSTIDELSDQFFANIRSLKQSGLKPIIVHGGGPAIKQMLGKLQIESEFVNGLRKTTEPVMDVVEMVLTGTVNNALIRKLNEAGIQSVGLSGSDYQLLTAKPKDFEQYGYVGEITDVNAEFLTQLLENGIVPVIAPIAIGVDNTTRYNINADTAAGAIAKAMSAKQLIFVTDVPGIMKKNKLIESVTEQEITKLISTGTIYGGMLPKVQAAIESLSEDLQEAMIVDGKHSEITPDAKLVGTVIKKSVEVVQ, from the coding sequence GTGAGTGACATTATCGTACTGAAATGCGGGGGCAGTACAATTGACGAATTGTCAGATCAATTTTTTGCCAACATTCGTTCATTAAAGCAATCCGGGTTAAAACCGATCATCGTTCACGGTGGCGGACCGGCAATTAAACAAATGCTTGGAAAACTTCAAATCGAATCAGAATTTGTGAATGGTCTTCGCAAAACGACTGAGCCGGTAATGGACGTTGTTGAAATGGTGCTTACAGGGACGGTGAATAATGCGCTAATACGGAAACTTAATGAAGCAGGCATTCAGTCAGTTGGGCTTTCTGGCTCTGATTATCAGCTTTTAACCGCAAAGCCTAAAGATTTTGAACAGTATGGCTATGTCGGAGAAATTACAGATGTGAATGCTGAATTTTTAACACAGCTGCTTGAAAATGGCATTGTTCCAGTGATTGCGCCCATTGCAATTGGTGTAGATAACACCACCCGTTACAACATTAATGCGGATACAGCGGCAGGAGCAATTGCTAAGGCCATGTCAGCAAAACAACTGATTTTTGTAACAGACGTTCCCGGCATTATGAAAAAAAATAAATTGATCGAATCGGTAACGGAACAGGAGATTACAAAATTAATTTCCACTGGAACGATTTACGGTGGCATGCTGCCAAAAGTTCAGGCTGCGATTGAAAGTTTAAGTGAGGATTTGCAAGAGGCTATGATTGTAGACGGAAAGCATTCAGAGATTACGCCTGATGCGAAATTAGTCGGAACAGTGATTAAGAAGTCAGTGGAGGTTGTACAATGA
- the argJ gene encoding bifunctional ornithine acetyltransferase/N-acetylglutamate synthase, which produces MVLTIHKEITKIEKGTIVTPAGFKAAGIHTGVKRKRNDLGVIYCESPASAAAVYTLNVIQAAPLKVTKESIAEEGKIQAVIVNSGNANACTGKQGENDAYLMRRATAEQFSLPEHYVAVASTGIIGLDMPMEKIIPGIKKLNPEATEKSANQFNESILTTDLVIKSTCYQTTINGKTVTMAGSAKGSGMIEPNMATMLAFITTDAAIEPDMLQVALKEVTDKTFNCITIDGDTSTNDMVLVMSSGKAANEALTPEHEEWDVFVELLKQTCEDLAKMIARDGEGATKLIEVEVNGAYDDSQAVKVAKTVVGSSLVKTAVYGADANWGRIIAAIGYSGAVVDAETIDTSIGHIQLLKDSQPLSYSEEEATEYLKNETIKISIDLNVGNGSGKAWGCDLTYDYVRINASYRS; this is translated from the coding sequence ATAGTGCTAACGATTCATAAAGAAATTACGAAGATAGAAAAAGGGACCATTGTAACACCGGCCGGTTTTAAAGCGGCAGGGATTCATACAGGGGTCAAAAGAAAACGAAATGATTTAGGCGTTATTTATTGTGAATCGCCTGCAAGCGCCGCAGCGGTTTATACATTAAATGTTATTCAGGCTGCTCCTTTGAAAGTAACGAAAGAAAGCATTGCAGAGGAGGGCAAAATTCAAGCGGTTATCGTCAATAGTGGAAATGCGAATGCCTGTACAGGCAAACAGGGTGAGAACGACGCCTATTTGATGAGAAGAGCAACTGCTGAGCAATTTTCCCTTCCTGAGCATTATGTTGCTGTTGCGTCCACGGGTATTATCGGCCTGGATATGCCAATGGAAAAAATTATTCCTGGGATAAAAAAATTAAATCCCGAAGCAACTGAAAAAAGCGCGAATCAATTTAACGAATCAATTCTTACGACTGATCTTGTCATAAAATCAACATGCTACCAGACAACGATTAACGGAAAAACAGTGACAATGGCCGGTTCAGCCAAAGGTTCAGGCATGATCGAACCAAACATGGCAACGATGCTTGCATTTATTACGACAGACGCAGCAATTGAACCTGATATGCTTCAAGTTGCACTTAAGGAAGTGACAGACAAAACGTTTAATTGCATTACAATCGACGGGGATACATCTACGAATGATATGGTACTCGTCATGTCCAGTGGGAAAGCAGCGAATGAAGCGTTAACACCTGAACATGAAGAATGGGATGTATTCGTTGAGTTGCTGAAACAAACATGCGAAGATCTTGCGAAAATGATTGCGCGTGACGGCGAAGGCGCAACTAAGTTAATTGAAGTCGAAGTAAATGGCGCTTATGACGACAGCCAAGCTGTAAAAGTGGCGAAGACGGTTGTTGGTTCATCACTTGTGAAAACAGCCGTGTATGGCGCAGATGCAAACTGGGGCCGGATTATCGCTGCCATCGGGTATAGCGGAGCAGTCGTTGATGCAGAGACAATCGACACTTCAATCGGGCATATCCAGTTGTTAAAAGACAGCCAACCGCTTTCTTATTCCGAAGAAGAAGCAACAGAATATTTGAAAAATGAAACGATAAAAATTTCAATTGACTTAAACGTTGGCAATGGTTCAGGGAAAGCCTGGGGCTGTGATTTAACGTATGATTACGTGAGAATTAATGCAAGCTATCGCTCATAG
- the argC gene encoding N-acetyl-gamma-glutamyl-phosphate reductase: MKAAIIGVTGYGGAELVRILHQHPEVSIHSFHSSSQQGNRVIESYPHLQSITAQVLEDIHIEKIGNEADFVFLATPSGVAANLVPQLMNQNVKVIDLSGDFRIKNREVYKKWYKKEAAEEHWLNEAVYGLTEWLDTDLKEAKLISNPGCYPTATLLGLAPLVKNKLIDEKSIIIDAKSGVSGAGRNVSPVTHFSETNENLKIYKVNEHQHIPEIEQVLSGWNPGVRAVTFSTHLIPMTRGIMATIYASASIDTNIDQLFDLYRETYEGCYFIRIREKGTFPSTKEVYGSNFCDISLAYDERTNRIMVVSVIDNLMKGAAGQAVQNMNMMLGLDEKTGLDFVPVYP; this comes from the coding sequence ATGAAAGCAGCAATTATCGGAGTCACCGGTTATGGGGGAGCGGAATTAGTACGAATCTTACACCAGCATCCGGAAGTTTCCATTCATTCCTTTCATTCTTCGAGCCAACAAGGGAATCGGGTCATTGAAAGTTATCCTCATCTGCAAAGCATTACAGCTCAAGTTCTTGAAGATATTCATATAGAGAAGATCGGAAACGAAGCTGATTTCGTTTTTCTAGCGACACCTTCAGGCGTAGCTGCAAATCTCGTGCCGCAATTGATGAATCAGAATGTAAAAGTGATCGACTTGTCCGGTGATTTCCGGATTAAAAATCGTGAAGTGTATAAAAAATGGTATAAAAAAGAAGCGGCTGAAGAGCACTGGCTGAACGAAGCGGTATATGGCCTGACAGAATGGCTTGACACAGATTTGAAGGAAGCAAAGCTCATTTCCAATCCAGGGTGTTATCCGACGGCAACCCTTCTAGGGCTGGCTCCGTTGGTTAAAAACAAATTAATTGACGAAAAGTCGATTATTATTGATGCCAAATCAGGTGTTAGTGGTGCGGGCAGGAATGTATCGCCGGTTACCCATTTTTCCGAAACAAATGAAAACCTTAAAATTTATAAAGTAAATGAACACCAGCATATTCCAGAAATCGAACAAGTGCTTTCCGGTTGGAACCCCGGTGTTCGGGCAGTTACTTTCAGCACTCACCTGATTCCAATGACACGCGGCATCATGGCAACGATCTATGCTTCGGCTTCCATAGATACGAATATTGATCAGCTTTTTGATTTATATCGTGAAACTTATGAAGGCTGTTATTTTATAAGGATAAGAGAAAAAGGGACATTTCCAAGTACAAAGGAAGTTTATGGTTCGAATTTTTGCGATATCTCGCTTGCCTACGATGAACGCACAAACAGAATTATGGTCGTTTCTGTGATTGATAATCTTATGAAAGGCGCAGCAGGCCAGGCTGTTCAAAACATGAACATGATGCTCGGATTAGACGAAAAAACGGGGTTGGACTTCGTTCCAGTTTATCCGTAG
- a CDS encoding DUF488 domain-containing protein: MVHKIKIKRIYGDAAEDDGYRVLVDRIWPRGLSKEKANLDAWMKEIAPSHELRKWFSHEPKKFPEFSQRYKAELAKNEEQRRSLIELKERLEEQNVTLLYAAKDEAHNQAVVLKEIIDEM, from the coding sequence TTGGTACATAAAATTAAAATAAAAAGAATCTATGGCGATGCTGCTGAGGATGATGGATACCGTGTGTTGGTTGATCGAATATGGCCGCGCGGTCTCTCTAAAGAAAAGGCAAATCTCGATGCTTGGATGAAAGAAATTGCTCCAAGCCATGAATTAAGGAAATGGTTTTCTCACGAGCCAAAAAAGTTCCCCGAATTCAGCCAACGTTACAAAGCAGAACTTGCAAAAAATGAAGAACAGCGAAGAAGTTTAATTGAACTTAAAGAAAGATTAGAAGAACAAAACGTTACTTTGTTATATGCTGCAAAGGATGAAGCGCATAATCAAGCCGTAGTTTTGAAAGAAATCATCGATGAGATGTAA
- a CDS encoding Na+/H+ antiporter subunit A, whose product MSPVFLIFVPMLAAILVPFLFKKIKNMHTGWFVLAIPLALFIVYASFVPVTMKGEFIVSELQWIPSLGINFISYIDGLSLLFSLLITGIGSLVVLYSIYYLDKNRESLHNFYVFLLMFMTAMLGVVQSENLIALYLFWELTSISSFLLIGYWFTRDRSRFGALKSMLITVFGGLLMLGGFILLGIMGHTFSIRELIGQTPELASNPLFILALVLVLFGAFTKSAQFPFYIWLPDAMEAPTPVSAYLHSATMVKAGLYLVARLTPIFAVSSTWIWLVTGIGLFTLFWGSLFAAKQKDLKAILAFSTVSQLGLIMSLLGAGSIAYHVDNAANSVFKFAAFAAIFHLINHATFKGSLFMIAGIVDHETGTRDIRKLGGLMSIMPVSFTIALIGSFSMAGLPPFNGFLSKEMFLTAILALSDFNLFSFDGLGSLFIVFAWVASVFTFVYSFYFLFHTFAGKHKPEELPKQAHEAPFGMLLPAGILGLFVIMIFFIPNVVGNAFIKPAVAAIQPFLYQTPSDIDITISAWHGFNTEFFMTVGIFLLGGLLFWTLEKWRKAYDLVPNSLNSLYDGMRYMSETGANRFSNWYMTGYIRTYLIYIFTFLIAAVTGTLLLKNAFVIDFESVSSISIYTIIVIVILIAATTAILFARSRLTAIISLGAVGFSVALLFVIFKAPDLALTQLVIETVSVALFLLAFYHLPEISRNEVRMRFRLRNALIAFGVGVTVTLVALASFAQKAFPSISEFYKETVETEAGGGNIVNVILVDYRGFDTLFEITVLAIAGIGIYGMIKLRLSRKENKLENK is encoded by the coding sequence TTGTCACCTGTATTTTTAATCTTTGTGCCAATGTTGGCAGCAATTCTTGTACCTTTTCTCTTTAAAAAAATCAAAAATATGCATACTGGATGGTTTGTGTTGGCCATTCCATTGGCATTGTTTATTGTGTATGCTTCTTTTGTTCCAGTAACGATGAAAGGGGAGTTCATCGTTTCCGAGCTTCAATGGATTCCTTCTCTTGGGATTAATTTTATTTCGTATATTGATGGGCTCAGCCTTCTCTTCTCTCTTTTAATTACCGGGATCGGCTCATTAGTCGTGCTTTATTCTATTTATTATTTAGATAAAAACCGTGAGTCATTACATAATTTTTACGTATTTCTGCTTATGTTCATGACTGCAATGCTTGGTGTTGTCCAATCTGAAAATTTAATTGCTCTTTACTTGTTTTGGGAACTTACTTCGATTTCATCATTCTTATTGATTGGCTATTGGTTTACACGGGATCGTTCGCGTTTCGGTGCGTTGAAATCAATGCTGATTACCGTCTTTGGCGGTCTTTTAATGCTCGGTGGATTTATTCTTTTAGGAATTATGGGCCATACGTTTTCCATCAGGGAATTAATCGGACAAACCCCTGAACTTGCATCAAATCCTCTATTTATTTTGGCTCTCGTTCTCGTGTTGTTCGGTGCTTTTACAAAGTCTGCTCAATTTCCGTTTTATATTTGGCTGCCGGATGCAATGGAAGCCCCGACGCCTGTTAGTGCTTATTTGCACTCAGCCACGATGGTAAAAGCTGGGCTATATTTGGTCGCAAGGCTAACTCCAATTTTCGCCGTTTCTAGTACGTGGATTTGGCTTGTTACGGGCATCGGCTTATTTACTTTATTCTGGGGGTCGCTATTTGCGGCGAAACAAAAAGATTTGAAAGCGATCTTGGCTTTTTCAACCGTCTCTCAATTGGGTCTCATTATGTCGCTTTTAGGAGCAGGTTCGATTGCCTACCACGTTGACAATGCGGCAAATTCCGTTTTCAAATTTGCAGCTTTTGCGGCCATTTTCCATCTCATTAACCATGCAACGTTTAAAGGCAGCTTATTTATGATTGCAGGAATTGTTGACCATGAAACAGGCACACGGGACATCCGTAAGCTTGGCGGATTAATGAGCATTATGCCGGTAAGCTTTACGATTGCGCTGATTGGCTCTTTTTCAATGGCCGGGCTGCCGCCATTTAATGGGTTTTTGAGTAAGGAAATGTTTCTAACGGCCATACTGGCTTTAAGTGATTTCAATCTTTTTTCGTTCGATGGATTGGGAAGTTTATTCATTGTTTTTGCTTGGGTTGCAAGCGTATTCACTTTTGTTTACAGTTTTTACTTTCTTTTCCATACTTTTGCAGGTAAACATAAGCCGGAAGAATTGCCTAAACAAGCTCATGAAGCGCCTTTTGGCATGCTTTTGCCGGCTGGCATTTTAGGGTTGTTTGTTATCATGATCTTCTTTATCCCAAATGTTGTCGGCAATGCTTTTATTAAACCTGCTGTCGCGGCCATTCAGCCGTTTTTGTATCAAACCCCATCTGACATCGACATTACGATTTCCGCATGGCATGGGTTCAATACGGAATTTTTTATGACGGTTGGCATTTTCCTGCTTGGCGGCTTGTTATTCTGGACTCTTGAGAAGTGGCGGAAAGCATACGATCTTGTTCCAAATTCCCTTAACTCTTTATACGATGGGATGCGTTATATGAGCGAAACTGGGGCAAACCGTTTTTCCAATTGGTATATGACAGGCTATATCCGTACGTATCTTATTTACATTTTTACTTTTCTCATTGCCGCTGTTACAGGGACATTGCTTCTAAAAAATGCTTTTGTCATTGATTTTGAAAGTGTGTCTTCCATTAGCATTTACACGATTATCGTTATTGTTATTTTAATCGCCGCTACAACAGCGATTTTATTTGCGAGGTCTAGGCTGACTGCCATTATTAGCCTTGGGGCTGTCGGCTTTAGCGTGGCGCTATTATTCGTTATTTTCAAAGCGCCGGATTTGGCTTTAACCCAGCTCGTTATTGAAACGGTTTCTGTGGCGCTCTTTTTGCTTGCGTTTTACCACTTGCCGGAGATAAGCCGAAATGAAGTTCGGATGAGGTTCAGATTGCGGAATGCTCTGATCGCATTTGGTGTCGGTGTGACCGTCACATTGGTCGCTTTAGCTTCCTTTGCGCAAAAAGCGTTTCCTTCGATTTCGGAGTTTTATAAGGAAACGGTCGAAACTGAAGCCGGAGGCGGGAATATTGTTAACGTGATCCTTGTCGACTACCGTGGTTTTGATACATTGTTCGAGATTACCGTTTTGGCAATCGCCGGAATCGGGATTTATGGAATGATTAAACTTCGTTTGTCCAGAAAGGAGAATAAGCTTGAAAACAAATGA
- a CDS encoding Na(+)/H(+) antiporter subunit B, with protein sequence MKTNDVILKTGTKVVSFMIFLFSIHIFFAGHYTPGGGFVGGLLASSAIVLLLLAFDIKTVKKILPVNYITITAAGIIISILTASAAVFFNKSFFTHFFDYFHLPLLGKTSLHTATLFDLGVYLVVVGVTMTIIQTIGEDE encoded by the coding sequence TTGAAAACAAATGATGTCATCTTAAAGACAGGGACGAAAGTCGTCTCATTTATGATTTTTCTCTTTTCGATTCATATCTTTTTTGCAGGCCACTATACACCGGGCGGTGGATTCGTTGGAGGGCTTTTAGCTTCAAGCGCAATTGTGCTTCTGTTGCTCGCCTTTGATATTAAAACAGTTAAAAAAATATTGCCGGTCAACTATATTACAATCACTGCAGCCGGCATCATTATCTCTATCTTAACAGCATCGGCAGCTGTCTTTTTCAATAAGTCGTTTTTCACTCACTTTTTTGACTATTTTCACTTGCCTCTTTTAGGTAAAACATCACTGCATACGGCGACGTTGTTCGATCTTGGTGTCTATTTAGTCGTTGTCGGCGTTACGATGACCATTATTCAGACGATTGGAGAGGATGAATAA